A stretch of Lathyrus oleraceus cultivar Zhongwan6 chromosome 6, CAAS_Psat_ZW6_1.0, whole genome shotgun sequence DNA encodes these proteins:
- the LOC127090992 gene encoding protein PAM71-homolog, chloroplastic isoform X2, with protein sequence MKGLGSHTLLIPKAKPPLSFAILDALPCCTYFSKTTTLSPLRCRQKLKLSLVRGEIRAQASNASVGPGDYGNNHEKDIQDVSERNSVDDNSSKIVKPIRIPYPVSIASVLFGCALVFSLIAFVKGGPSSVLAAIAKSGFTAAFTLIFVSEIGDKTFFIAALLAMQYEKGLVLLGSMGALALMSILSVIIGRIFQSVPAQFQTTLPIGEYAAVTLLLFFGLKSIKDAWDLPSAAVKNGDNNSPELDELAEAEELVKEKASPRLTNPLEIIWKSFSLVFFAEWGDRSMLATIALAAAQSPWGVASGAIAGHLLATCIAIVGGSLLANYISEKLVGYLGGGLFLIFAVATFFGVF encoded by the exons ATGAAAGGGTTAGGTTCTCATACACTCTTGATTCCAAAGGCAAAGCCTCCTCTTTCATTTGCAATACTTGATGCATTACCTTGTTGTACTTATTTCTCTAAAACCACCACTTTATCCCCAT TAAGATGCAGACAGAAATTGAAGTTGAGCCTGGTGCGTGGCGAAATTCGAGCCCAAGCTTCAAATGCTAGTGTTGGACCGGGGGATTATGGAAACAATCATGAGAAAGACATCCAGGATGTCTCTGAAAGAAATTCTGTTGACGACAATTCGTCTAAAAT CGTGAAACCTATTCGGATTCCTTATCCTGTATCTATAGCTTCTGTGCTGTTTGGATGTGCTCTTGTGTTTTCACTAATAGCCTTTGTGAAAGGAGGGCCTTCATCAGTTCTAGCAGCAATTGCAAAATCAGGATTCACTGCTGCGTTTACATTAATATTTGTTTCTGAAATCGGGGACAAG ACATTCTTTATAGCTGCACTCCTGGCAATGCAATATGAGAAGGGATTG GTTTTGTTGGGTTCAATGGGTGCTCTTGCACTCATGTCAATCCTATCTGTTATAATAGGCCGTATTTTTCAATCAGTGCCTGCTCAGTTCCAGACAA CCTTACCGATTGGAGAATATGCGGCAGTAACTCTTCTTTTATTTTTTGGCCTAAAATCAATAAAAGACGCATGGGATCTTCCTTCAGCTGCTGTTAAAAATGGTGATAACAACAGTCCTGAACTTGATGAACTTGCTGAAGCTGAGGAGCTTGTGAAAGAAAAG GCATCCCCACGGCTTACAAATCCACTTGAGATCATTTGGAAATCATTCAGTCTTGTATTTTTCGCT GAATGGGGAGATCGGTCAATGCTTGCAACAATCGCGCTCGCGGCTGCTCAG TCTCCTTGGGGTGTGGCAAGTGGAGCCATTGCCGGACACTTACTAGCAACATGTATTGCCATTGTTGGAGGGTCACTCCTTGCTAACTACATTTCTGAAAAACTG GTTGGTTACTTGGGTGGAGGGCTGTTTCTAATTTTTGCTGTAGCCAC CTTTTTTGGGGTTTTCTGA
- the LOC127090992 gene encoding protein PAM71-homolog, chloroplastic isoform X1, which produces MKGLGSHTLLIPKAKPPLSFAILDALPCCTYFSKTTTLSPLRCRQKLKLSLVRGEIRAQASNASVGPGDYGNNHEKDIQDVSERNSVDDNSSKIVKPIRIPYPVSIASVLFGCALVFSLIAFVKGGPSSVLAAIAKSGFTAAFTLIFVSEIGDKTFFIAALLAMQYEKGLVLLGSMGALALMSILSVIIGRIFQSVPAQFQTTLPIGEYAAVTLLLFFGLKSIKDAWDLPSAAVKNGDNNSPELDELAEAEELVKEKASPRLTNPLEIIWKSFSLVFFAEWGDRSMLATIALAAAQSPWGVASGAIAGHLLATCIAIVGGSLLANYISEKLVGYLGGGLFLIFAVATFFGVF; this is translated from the exons ATGAAAGGGTTAGGTTCTCATACACTCTTGATTCCAAAGGCAAAGCCTCCTCTTTCATTTGCAATACTTGATGCATTACCTTGTTGTACTTATTTCTCTAAAACCACCACTTTATCCCCAT TAAGATGCAGACAGAAATTGAAGTTGAGCCTGGTGCGTGGCGAAATTCGAGCCCAAGCTTCAAATGCTAGTGTTGGACCGGGGGATTATGGAAACAATCATGAGAAAGACATCCAGGATGTCTCTGAAAGAAATTCTGTTGACGACAATTCGTCTAAAAT CGTGAAACCTATTCGGATTCCTTATCCTGTATCTATAGCTTCTGTGCTGTTTGGATGTGCTCTTGTGTTTTCACTAATAGCCTTTGTGAAAGGAGGGCCTTCATCAGTTCTAGCAGCAATTGCAAAATCAGGATTCACTGCTGCGTTTACATTAATATTTGTTTCTGAAATCGGGGACAAG ACATTCTTTATAGCTGCACTCCTGGCAATGCAATATGAGAAGGGATTG GTTTTGTTGGGTTCAATGGGTGCTCTTGCACTCATGTCAATCCTATCTGTTATAATAGGCCGTATTTTTCAATCAGTGCCTGCTCAGTTCCAGACAA CCTTACCGATTGGAGAATATGCGGCAGTAACTCTTCTTTTATTTTTTGGCCTAAAATCAATAAAAGACGCATGGGATCTTCCTTCAGCTGCTGTTAAAAATGGTGATAACAACAGTCCTGAACTTGATGAACTTGCTGAAGCTGAGGAGCTTGTGAAAGAAAAG GCATCCCCACGGCTTACAAATCCACTTGAGATCATTTGGAAATCATTCAGTCTTGTATTTTTCGCT GAATGGGGAGATCGGTCAATGCTTGCAACAATCGCGCTCGCGGCTGCTCAG TCTCCTTGGGGTGTGGCAAGTGGAGCCATTGCCGGACACTTACTAGCAACATGTATTGCCATTGTTGGAGGGTCACTCCTTGCTAACTACATTTCTGAAAAACTG GTTGGTTACTTGGGTGGAGGGCTGTTTCTAATTTTTGCTGTAGCCACCTTTTTTGGGGTTTTCTGA